The genomic segment AGCGACAACGCTCCTCACGTGCTGATGAATGCCGGCATCGTTGCCCATTTCTACCTCATCCTCGCGTACTGATTTTTCGAGCGTGTCGTGCGAGACGTCACCGCGGCGCGGCATGGGACTGTACCTCTGCACTGGATGACCGGTGCGCGCCTCAGGCCGACCTTCGCCACGCTAGTCCAGTGGCAGCTCTGTCGTCCTTTTCACCTCACTCATCGCGATGTGTGAATGCGCCTCCTGTACATGCGGCCGTTGCAGCAGCTGGTCGCGCAAAAAGCGTTCGTAACTGTCGATGTCCTTGGCCACCACCTTGAGCAGATAATCCGACTCGCCGGCCATGGTGTGGCACTCCAGCACTTCGGGATAACCGACCACCGCACGCTCGAATTCATCGAGGTTGCTGCGGCCGTGGGCAGAGAGCTTGATGTTGACGAACACCGTCATGTTCAGCCCGAGCTTCTTCGGGTTGAGCAGGGCGACCTTGCGCTCGATCAACCCTTCTTCCTGCATGCGGTTGATGCGGCGCCAGCAGGGTGATTGCGACAGTTCGACCTTTTCCGCGATCTCGGCAGCGGAGAGGTCAGCGTTATGTTGCAGCAGCAGGAGAATCTTGCGATCGATGCTGCTCAGCAGGGTCTGCATGGTTGTGCTCTTTTTGTTGTTGTTAGTGGATGGATCATGCACGCGATTGCGCTTCTACCGCAAAAGTAGAAAGAAAATCGCTAGCCGTCACGGCCAAACTCTTTACCAACGCGCAACGGTGGGGTTATCCCCTGCCGGTCGCTGGCGTGGGAAAGCTTTCCGTGCGGCTGCCCACGACCTGTTAGGCGGGATGTGAAACACACATCCCAGACTCCGATAAAAACAAACAGGAGCGCCACATGTCATTGGCCGAGATTCGCCTGGATGACAAGTACCGGCTCGCAACCGGACATCTGTACCTCACCGGCACCCAGGCGCTGACCCGCCTGCCGATGCTGCAGCACCAACGCGACCAGGCCCAGAACCTGAACACCGGTTGCTTTATCTCCGGCTACCGCGGCTCGCCGCTTGGCATGCTGGACAAGAGCCTCTGGGAAGCGCGCGACTACCTCAAGCAGCACGCCATTCATTTCCAGCCGGGCCTCAACGAGGAACTGGCGGCGACGGCGGTGTGGGGCAGTCAGCAGACCAACCTGTTCCCCGGTGCCAAGTATGACGGCGTGTTCGCCATGTGGTACGGCAAGGGGCCGGGCGTCGACCGTTCCGGTGACGTCTTCAAGCACGGCAACGCCGCGGGCGTCTCGCCCCATGGCGGTGTGTTGCTGCTAGCCGGTGACGACCACGGCTGCAAATCCTCGACACTGCCGCACCAGAGCGAGCACGCCTTCATTGCTGCCTCGATTCCGGTACTCAACCCGTCCAACGTCCAAGAAATCCTCGACTACGGCATCATCGGCTGGGAGCTGTCGCGCTATTCCGGCTGCTGGGTGGCGCTCAAGACCATCGCCGAGAACGTCGATTCGTCAGCCGTGGTCGAGGTCGATCCGCTGCGGGTGCAGACGCGCATCCCCGATGACTTCGAACTGCCCAAAGACGGCGTGCACATCCGCTGGCCGGACCCGCCATTGGCGCAGGAAAAACGCCTCAACCTGTACAAGATTTACGCGGCGCGCGCCTTCGCACGGGCCAACAACCTCAACCGGGTGATGCTCGATTCGCCGAACCCGCGCCTCGGCATCATCACCACTGGCAAGTCGTATCTTGACGTTCGTCAGGCGCTGGACGATCTCGGTCTGGACGAAGCGCTGTGCGCCTCGGTCGGTCTGCGCGTGCTCAAGGTTGGCATGAGCTGGCCGCTGGAGCCGGTCTCGGTGCATGAGTTTGCCCAGGGCCTGGACGAAATTCTGGTGGTCGAGGAAAAGCGCAGCATCGTTGAAGACCAGCTCACCGGGCAGCTCTACAACTGGCCGCTGGACAAGCGGCCTCGCGTGGTCGGCGAGTTCGACGAGCACGGCACCTCGTTGCTGCCGAACCTCAGCGAACTGACGCCCGCGATGATCGCCCGGGTAATCGCCAAGCGCCTCGCGCCGATCTACTCCAGCGACAGCATCCAGGCGCGTCTGGCGTTCCTCTCCGCCAAGGAAAAAGCCCTGGCCGCACGCAGCTACGACACCGTGCGTACGCCGCATTACTGCTCCGGCTGCCCGCATAACAGCTCGACCAAGGTGCCGGAAGGCAGCCGTGCCTCGGCCGGTATCGGTTGCCATTACATGGTTCAGTGGATGGACCGGCGCACCGAGACCTTCACCCAGATGGGCGGCGAGGGCGTCAACTGGATCGGCCAGGCGCCGTTCACCGAAACGCCGCACATGTTCCAGAACCTCGGCGACGGCACCTACTTCCACTCCGGCAGCCTGGCCGTGCGCGCCGCGGTAGCGGCCGGGGTGAACATCACCTTCAAGATCCTCTACAACGATGCGGTGGCCATGACCGGTGGCCAGCCCATCGACGGTGAGCTGCGGGTCGATCAGCTCAGTCGGCAGATTGCCGACGAGGGCGTGAAACGCATCGCTTTGGTCAGCGACGAGCCGGACAAGTACCCGACTCGTGACTCCTTCGCGCCGATCACCAGCTTCCACCACCGCCGCGATCTGGACGCCGTGCAGCGTGAGTTGCGCGAGTTCAAGGGTGTCTCGGTGATCATCTATGACCAGACCTGCGCCACTGAGAAACGTCGTCGGCGCAAGCGCGGCAAGCTGGAAGATCCGGCAAAGCGCGCTTTCATCAACCCCGCCGTATGCGAGGGCTGCGGCGACTGCGGCGAGAAGTCCAACTGCCTGGCGGTGATGCCGCTGGAAACCGAACTGGGGCGCAAGCGCGAGATCGATCAGAACGCCTGCAACAAGGACTTTTCCTGCGTCGAAGGCTTCTGCCCGAGCTTTGTCACCGTGCACGGCGGCGGATTGCGCAAGCCGGAGGCCATGGCCGGTGGCATCGCGGGCGACCAGCTGCCCGAACCGCAGCATCCGACGCTGGATCGGCCCTGGAACGTGCTGATCCCCGGTGTCGGTGGCAGTGGCGTCACGACGCTTGGCGCGCTCTTGGGCATGGCCGCGCACCTGGAAGGCAAGGGCTGCACGGTGCTCGATCAGGCTGGCCTTGCGCAGAAGTTCGGCCCGGTGGTCACTCACGTGCGTATCGCCGCCAAGCAGGACGATATCTATGCCGTACGCATCGCGGCAGGCGAAACCGACTTGCTGCTGGGTTGCGATCTGGTGGTGGCTGCCGGCGAAGATTCGCTGACCCGCCTAAACGATCAGATCAGCCATGCGGTGATTAACAGCCACGAATCGGCGACCGCCGAATTCACCCGCAACCCCGATGCTCAGGTACCGGGCAAGGCCATGCGCGAAGCCTTGATGGATGCGGTGGGTGCCGAGAAGACCCATTTCATCGATGCGAGCTACCTGGCCACTCGACTGCTGGGCGATAGCATCGCCACCAACCTGTTTCTGCTGGGTTTCGCCTATCAGCAAGGGTTGTTGCCGCTGTCTGCCGAAGCCATCGAGAAAGCCATCAGCATCAACGGTGTTGCCGCAGAGCTGAACCAGCAGGCGTTCCGCTGGGGCCGGCGGGCGGTGCTGGAGCGTGAAGCGGTCGAAAAGCTCGCACGTCCGGTCGAGATGGCCGAACCAATCTGCCAAACGCTGGAAGAGATCGTCGACTGGCGGCTGGACTTCCTGACCAAATACCAGAACGCGGGCTATGCCAAGCGCTATCGCTCGATCGTCGAGCGCGTGCGTGCGGTGGATAGTGCTGACGACCTGGCGCTTTCGAAGGCCGTGGCGCGCTACTACTTCAAACTGCTTGCCTACAAAGACGAGTACGAAGTGGCGCGGCTGTACAGCGAGCCGGAGTTCCGCCAGCAGCTCGAGGCGCAGTTCGAAGGCGACTACAAGCTGCAGTTCCATCTGGCACCGGCCTGGCTGGCCAAGCGCGACAGCACCACTGGCGAGCCACGCAAGCGCGAGCTCGGCCCTTGGGTACTGAGCGCCTTCAACGTGCTGGCCAAGCTGAAGTTCGTGCGCGGCACGCCATTGGACGTGTTCGGCTACGGCCATGACCGCCGTGTCGAACGCGAACTGATCACCGAGTACGAGCGCAATCTTGATCAATTGCTGGCTCAACTGAAGCCGAGCAACTACCGCACCGCTGTGGCGATCGCTGCGCTGCCTGAGCTGATCCGCGGTTATGGCCCGGTGAAGGAGCGCTCCATCGCCAAGGCGCGCCAGCAGGAGAAGTTGCTCAAGGAGCAGATGAACCGCGGCGACGAGGTGCAGACCGTGCGGTTGTTCGAGCCTGCGGCGTGACCCGTGGACCTCAGCAGTACCACGAGCGACGCTGCCGTAGGGTGGGCTTTAGCCGACCGTTCCCCGGTGGGGCGCGCGGCGTTTTGCTTCAGCCCACCGCCAGGGCCGAGAGCACTGGTGGGCTTCAGCCCACGATTCCCGGGTCGTACGGGCGTCGGCCA from the Stutzerimonas stutzeri genome contains:
- a CDS encoding Lrp/AsnC family transcriptional regulator; the protein is MQTLLSSIDRKILLLLQHNADLSAAEIAEKVELSQSPCWRRINRMQEEGLIERKVALLNPKKLGLNMTVFVNIKLSAHGRSNLDEFERAVVGYPEVLECHTMAGESDYLLKVVAKDIDSYERFLRDQLLQRPHVQEAHSHIAMSEVKRTTELPLD
- a CDS encoding indolepyruvate ferredoxin oxidoreductase family protein, with the protein product MSLAEIRLDDKYRLATGHLYLTGTQALTRLPMLQHQRDQAQNLNTGCFISGYRGSPLGMLDKSLWEARDYLKQHAIHFQPGLNEELAATAVWGSQQTNLFPGAKYDGVFAMWYGKGPGVDRSGDVFKHGNAAGVSPHGGVLLLAGDDHGCKSSTLPHQSEHAFIAASIPVLNPSNVQEILDYGIIGWELSRYSGCWVALKTIAENVDSSAVVEVDPLRVQTRIPDDFELPKDGVHIRWPDPPLAQEKRLNLYKIYAARAFARANNLNRVMLDSPNPRLGIITTGKSYLDVRQALDDLGLDEALCASVGLRVLKVGMSWPLEPVSVHEFAQGLDEILVVEEKRSIVEDQLTGQLYNWPLDKRPRVVGEFDEHGTSLLPNLSELTPAMIARVIAKRLAPIYSSDSIQARLAFLSAKEKALAARSYDTVRTPHYCSGCPHNSSTKVPEGSRASAGIGCHYMVQWMDRRTETFTQMGGEGVNWIGQAPFTETPHMFQNLGDGTYFHSGSLAVRAAVAAGVNITFKILYNDAVAMTGGQPIDGELRVDQLSRQIADEGVKRIALVSDEPDKYPTRDSFAPITSFHHRRDLDAVQRELREFKGVSVIIYDQTCATEKRRRRKRGKLEDPAKRAFINPAVCEGCGDCGEKSNCLAVMPLETELGRKREIDQNACNKDFSCVEGFCPSFVTVHGGGLRKPEAMAGGIAGDQLPEPQHPTLDRPWNVLIPGVGGSGVTTLGALLGMAAHLEGKGCTVLDQAGLAQKFGPVVTHVRIAAKQDDIYAVRIAAGETDLLLGCDLVVAAGEDSLTRLNDQISHAVINSHESATAEFTRNPDAQVPGKAMREALMDAVGAEKTHFIDASYLATRLLGDSIATNLFLLGFAYQQGLLPLSAEAIEKAISINGVAAELNQQAFRWGRRAVLEREAVEKLARPVEMAEPICQTLEEIVDWRLDFLTKYQNAGYAKRYRSIVERVRAVDSADDLALSKAVARYYFKLLAYKDEYEVARLYSEPEFRQQLEAQFEGDYKLQFHLAPAWLAKRDSTTGEPRKRELGPWVLSAFNVLAKLKFVRGTPLDVFGYGHDRRVERELITEYERNLDQLLAQLKPSNYRTAVAIAALPELIRGYGPVKERSIAKARQQEKLLKEQMNRGDEVQTVRLFEPAA